The Methanomassiliicoccales archaeon genome includes a region encoding these proteins:
- a CDS encoding helix-turn-helix domain-containing protein: protein MHALETSRLLTEEYCAKILLGTMSRPRSAVELSESLGIPIAACYRKIHALEKAGFIVCVEKRLTQAGKRIAYYQSRIRIAEIIFEKGRVRARVEMTDGTAEDYNYEFNIPKMVNFIGGAR from the coding sequence ATGCATGCACTTGAAACTTCTCGTTTGCTAACTGAGGAGTACTGCGCTAAGATACTGCTTGGCACGATGTCAAGACCGCGGAGTGCTGTTGAACTCAGCGAGTCGCTGGGCATTCCCATCGCTGCGTGTTATAGGAAAATACATGCACTTGAAAAGGCAGGTTTTATTGTTTGCGTAGAAAAGCGATTGACTCAGGCAGGCAAGAGAATCGCTTACTATCAGTCACGCATTAGAATTGCAGAAATTATATTTGAAAAGGGCAGAGTGAGAGCAAGAGTAGAGATGACCGATGGGACGGCTGAAGATTATAACTATGAATTCAACATACCAAAGATGGTCAATTTTATCGGTGGTGCTCGGTAA